The following proteins are co-located in the Phragmites australis chromosome 10, lpPhrAust1.1, whole genome shotgun sequence genome:
- the LOC133930569 gene encoding probable glutathione S-transferase DHAR2, chloroplastic — protein MAVLLRNTASATATTTGPSPALLATTLRRGCGCGRLLPRASPPRRAFAARSSAQPLEVCAKESVTVSGRIGDCPFTQRVLLTIEEKHLPYDLKLVDLANKPDWLFQINPEGKVPIVKLEDKWIADSDIITQVIEEKYPEPSLATPPDKASIGSKIFSTFIGFLKSKDPSDGTEQALLNELTSFDSYLKDNGPFINGGSISAADLSLGPKLYHMDIALGHYKNWSVPDSLSHVKTYMKSIFSMDSFVNTRALPEDVIVGWRPKVMG, from the exons ATGGCCGTCCTCCTCCGCAACACggcctccgccaccgccacgaCCACCGGTCCCTCCCCGGCCCTCCTCGCCACCACCTTGCGccgcggctgcggctgcggacGCCTCCTGCCCcgcgcctcgccgccgcgccgcgcgtTCGCGGCCCGGTCCTCGGCCCAGCCGCTGGAGGTCTGCGCCAAGGAGTCCGTCACCGTCTCCGGCCGCATCGGCGACT GTCCTTTCACACAGAGGGTTCTATTGACAATAGAGGAGAAACATCTGCCATATGATCTAAAGCTTGTTGATCTAGCTAATAAACCAGATTG GTTATTCCAAATCAACCCAGAAGGTAAGGTGCCTATTGTGAAGCTGGAGGACAAATGGATTGCTGATTCTGATATTATAACACAAGTAATAGAAGAGAAGTACCCTGAACCATCCTTGGCAACTCCACCAGACAAAGCTTCAAT AGGGTCAAAAATATTTTCCACCTTCATCGGTTTCCTCAAAAGCAAAGACCCGAGCGATGGAACAGAACAGGCACTACTTAATGAGCTGACCTCATTTGATAGTTATCTAAAAGATAAT GGTCCATTTATTAATGGTGGATCAATTTCTGCTGCTGACCTCTCTCTTGGGCCTAAACTTTATCACATGGATATAGCTCTGGGTCACTACAAGAATTGGTCTGTTCCAGATTCACTGTCACATGTAAAAACATACATGAAG TCGATTTTCTCAATGGATTCTTTTGTCAATACTCGAGCTCTGCCAGAGGATGTAATTGTTGGATGGCGCCCAAAAGTCATGGGTTAA